In a single window of the Sylvia atricapilla isolate bSylAtr1 chromosome 20, bSylAtr1.pri, whole genome shotgun sequence genome:
- the CLDN3 gene encoding claudin-3 translates to MSMGLEIGGVALSVLGWLCSIICCALPMWKVSAFIGNNIVTAQILWEGLWMSCVVQSTGQMQCKVYDSMLALPQDLQAARALLVVSIILAVLGLMVAIVGAQCTRCVEDESTKAKITIVSGVIFLLSGVMTLIPVCWSANTIIRDFYNPLVIESQKRELGTSLYVGWAASALLLLGGGLLCCSCPPKDDRYPTGKVAYSAPRSAVTSYDKRNYV, encoded by the coding sequence ATGTCGATGGGGCTGGAGATCGGCGGTGTGGCCTTGTCCGTGCTGGGTTGGTTGTGCAGCATTATCTGCTGCGCATTGCCCATGTGGAAGGTGTCGGCCTTCATCGGCAACAACATCGTGACGGCCCAGATcctctgggaagggctgtggatgagCTGCGTGGTCCAGAGCACGGGGCAGATGCAGTGCAAGGTCTACGACTCCATGTTGGCACTGCCGCAGGACCTGCAAGCTGCCCGCGCCCTGCTGGTGGTGTCCATCATTTTGGCCGTCCTGGGCTTAATGGTGGCCATCGTAGGCGCCCAGTGCACCCGCTGCGTGGAGGACGAGAGCACCAAAGCCAAGATCACCATTGTCTCCGGTgtcatcttcctcctctctggTGTCATGACTCTCATCCCTGTCTGCTGGTCGGCCAACACCATCATCCGGGATTTCTACAACCCGCTGGTGATCGAATCGCAGAAGCGGGAGCTGGGCACCTCACTCTACGTGGGCTGGGCAGCCTCtgcactcctgctgctgggggggggcttgctctgctgctcctgccccccCAAAGACGACAGGTACCCCACAGGCAAGGTGGCCTACTCCGCCCCACGCTCTGCGGTCACCAGCTACGACAAGAGGAACTATGTCTGA